One Succinispira mobilis DSM 6222 genomic window carries:
- a CDS encoding response regulator has protein sequence MVKVLVVDDNMQNSDLLKDVLETWGYKVAIATQGLEVMPLALEFQPDLILLDIMLPGMSGFEVCMELRKTEATSLLPVILCSALNAVEDRIHGYRVGADNYLTKPINYNELKQLLASLLARKVKVDNMEMQNKNAQLVLELAGYQAPQLRQQNQDLQSLCSKVLARNSLAKIEESRVLLAAQLLGVSEVLAGTQLDKYAWLENWKCASWLKPLLKAAELAETEVSSALLQELQHLKLFREWQILFIACVCSEQLRQERIPARMLIDVLGKQFLNIGCEQTTLDMFNKVFLGEDLLLSIGV, from the coding sequence GTGGTGAAAGTATTGGTTGTTGATGATAATATGCAAAATAGCGATTTACTAAAAGATGTGCTAGAAACCTGGGGTTATAAAGTAGCAATTGCTACGCAAGGTTTGGAAGTAATGCCCTTGGCTTTGGAATTTCAACCAGATTTAATTTTATTAGATATTATGCTCCCTGGCATGAGTGGTTTTGAAGTTTGTATGGAGTTGCGTAAGACTGAAGCTACTAGCTTGTTGCCAGTTATCTTATGTTCGGCTTTAAATGCAGTTGAAGATCGCATTCATGGGTATCGGGTAGGAGCGGATAATTATCTGACGAAGCCGATTAATTACAATGAACTTAAGCAGTTATTGGCTTCGTTGTTAGCACGTAAAGTTAAGGTTGATAATATGGAGATGCAGAATAAAAATGCCCAGCTAGTTTTGGAATTGGCTGGTTATCAGGCCCCACAACTTAGACAGCAAAATCAAGATTTACAGAGTTTATGTAGTAAAGTATTGGCACGCAATAGTTTGGCTAAAATTGAGGAAAGTCGGGTGTTATTAGCGGCACAGTTGCTCGGGGTGTCTGAGGTACTCGCGGGAACTCAACTGGATAAATATGCTTGGTTGGAAAACTGGAAATGTGCTAGTTGGTTAAAACCACTGCTTAAAGCAGCAGAGTTAGCTGAAACAGAAGTTAGTAGTGCTCTTTTGCAGGAGTTACAGCATTTGAAATTATTTCGGGAATGGCAAATTTTATTTATTGCCTGCGTGTGCTCGGAGCAATTACGTCAAGAAAGAATTCCAGCTCGGATGTTAATCGATGTGTTGGGCAAACAATTCTTGAATATAGGTTGTGAACAAACTACACTGGATATGTTTAATAAGGTTTTCTTGGGTGAAGACCTACTGCTCAGTATTGGGGTGTAG
- the hpdA gene encoding 4-hydroxyphenylacetate decarboxylase activase, whose amino-acid sequence MTFSLSPMGKQNDLVGEIFDIQAYSVHDGPGCRTLVFLSGCPLRCEWCANPEGLEKRNRNLYRVTKCIHRTRNCERCIAACPHQAVASNTDLDSEIPLLIDWDKCYQCTTLECTQACLEDAFKVCSKKYTVRELLAIFNRDRHFWAGKGGVTFSGGEPMYQYEFLQAVLKSCREVYIHTAIETSGFASREVYLNTMNLIDFAFNDLKHIDSAKHQEKTGVSNEQILGNIEALARSNWPGRLVLRSPIIEDFNDTAENMLGIAEFMKRVGLEEFNLLPFHRLGDSKWKQCGMEYPYTFYEATPPEKLRALQKILLDQGIKAYVGSSTPF is encoded by the coding sequence ATGACTTTTTCATTAAGTCCGATGGGCAAACAAAATGATTTAGTTGGGGAAATTTTTGACATACAGGCTTATTCTGTACATGATGGTCCAGGATGTAGAACTTTGGTGTTTTTGAGTGGCTGTCCATTAAGATGTGAGTGGTGTGCTAATCCGGAAGGCTTAGAAAAACGTAATCGTAACTTATACCGAGTTACTAAATGTATTCATCGGACACGCAATTGTGAACGTTGTATTGCGGCTTGCCCGCATCAAGCAGTAGCATCTAATACGGATTTAGATAGTGAAATCCCGTTGTTAATTGATTGGGATAAATGCTATCAATGCACAACCTTAGAATGTACGCAAGCCTGTTTAGAGGACGCTTTTAAAGTTTGCTCGAAAAAATACACGGTACGAGAATTATTAGCAATATTTAATCGAGATCGCCATTTTTGGGCGGGGAAAGGCGGCGTAACCTTCAGTGGTGGCGAACCAATGTATCAATATGAATTTTTGCAAGCCGTACTAAAGTCTTGTCGTGAAGTTTATATTCATACCGCCATTGAAACTAGCGGTTTTGCTAGTCGCGAAGTATATCTAAATACAATGAATTTAATTGATTTTGCCTTTAATGATTTAAAACATATTGATTCAGCGAAACACCAAGAAAAAACAGGGGTATCAAATGAACAAATTTTAGGAAATATTGAGGCTTTAGCGCGAAGTAATTGGCCAGGGCGCTTAGTTTTGCGCTCACCGATTATTGAAGATTTCAATGATACTGCAGAAAATATGCTGGGAATTGCTGAATTTATGAAACGGGTAGGCTTAGAAGAGTTTAATTTGTTGCCTTTTCATCGTCTCGGTGACTCGAAGTGGAAACAATGTGGCATGGAGTATCCTTATACGTTTTATGAGGCTACACCACCCGAAAAATTAAGAGCTTTGCAAAAAATCTTATTAGATCAAGGCATTAAAGCTTATGTAGGCTCAAGCACTCCATTTTAA
- the hpdB gene encoding 4-hydroxyphenylacetate decarboxylase large subunit: protein MARKLVDILAKEGIPLQQQVGGVAPDEIVDREIHKEPTPRGKYLKDIYLQTLSSTTCEFTYWYNRKYKETEGDLPVIRRAEALKAGFSRQSVVIFPKELLVGGKAPYYRGSFPMPWLSEGFFLAKEDELYQAALSAGKASADEVSVFGAGGGNVTKSFGNVVSISGKYGVRKDEVPVMTRLAKEWFNKSVDDIGHKYEQMVPEYDIKEKVMRSVICMFDSGYTLPQGREVINYFFPLNYGYDELIKMCEEGKNAVAGRADGDGVIGMDRLYFYEAARLVFEGIQQWHLNYVTEAKRLAGITKDEKQKAEYLEIAEIMEHIAHKQPRNFREALQMMYLIHIGVLNEDAISGMSPGRVGQVLWPWFEQDMAAGRITEEQVIELLECYRVKMTCIDCFASMGVVGGVLSSNTFNNLTMGGLTKDGQSAANRLEMLIMEASISCQTTNPTLSVMYDEKTPEEFMMKAMECEKAGLGMPAFMNNRGGMEFLLQQYGPEGMTVEEARAIAIGGCLETSPCCWKELTLNGKKYWIPGGAGQPTSVGVHFIANPKVLEMVLTNGYDHRTGLQILPAHNKKFATFEDLNDQFKEYYAIVIDCLATTNNIQHDIWRKQNMGIFNSSLKPDCLAKGQHIGNLGYRYNGTFNVESCGTANQINALAAIKHLVYDTKKYTLEQMIDAIQNNFGFKTAAEVGSFSLAAQEKRDNDKGEYDQIHADCLRAPKHGNNIEMVDEILKDYEAWFCQVCRNYESLYGKPMYACQISVSTHGAQGAVTLAGADGRLYGTTFADGSMSAYPGTDLHGAYALFESACCWDHSQSQNSQMNLKLHPNAVAGIEGSRKLLDLTRSYMRRGGYHIQYNIVDSKVLKEAQADPGSYRDLLVRVAGFTQYWVEIGKPIQDEIISRTEYEGV, encoded by the coding sequence ATGGCAAGAAAGTTAGTGGACATTCTAGCAAAAGAGGGGATTCCTTTACAACAACAAGTTGGTGGGGTTGCTCCTGATGAAATCGTGGATCGTGAGATACACAAAGAACCTACTCCTAGAGGTAAATATTTGAAAGACATCTATTTGCAAACTCTTTCTTCAACCACTTGCGAATTTACTTATTGGTATAATCGCAAATACAAAGAAACCGAAGGGGATTTACCAGTAATTAGACGGGCAGAAGCTCTCAAAGCTGGATTTAGCAGACAATCTGTAGTTATATTCCCGAAAGAATTACTAGTTGGTGGTAAGGCGCCTTATTATCGTGGCTCTTTCCCAATGCCTTGGTTATCAGAAGGGTTTTTCTTAGCTAAAGAAGATGAATTGTATCAAGCAGCTCTTTCAGCAGGTAAGGCAAGTGCGGATGAAGTTAGCGTATTTGGTGCTGGGGGCGGTAACGTAACCAAAAGCTTTGGTAATGTAGTATCTATTTCTGGTAAATATGGGGTACGTAAAGATGAAGTGCCAGTAATGACCAGATTAGCTAAAGAATGGTTTAATAAATCAGTTGATGATATTGGTCATAAATATGAACAAATGGTACCGGAATATGACATTAAAGAAAAAGTAATGCGTTCAGTAATTTGTATGTTTGACTCTGGTTATACCTTACCACAAGGCCGCGAAGTAATTAACTATTTCTTCCCACTAAACTATGGTTATGATGAACTTATTAAAATGTGTGAAGAAGGTAAAAATGCTGTAGCCGGTCGGGCTGATGGCGATGGCGTTATTGGGATGGATAGATTATACTTCTACGAAGCTGCTCGCTTAGTATTTGAAGGTATCCAACAATGGCACTTAAACTATGTAACTGAAGCTAAACGTTTAGCCGGTATTACTAAAGATGAAAAACAAAAAGCGGAATATCTCGAAATCGCAGAAATTATGGAACATATTGCCCATAAACAACCAAGAAACTTCCGTGAAGCTTTGCAAATGATGTACCTAATTCATATTGGCGTACTTAATGAAGATGCAATTTCTGGGATGTCTCCAGGTCGGGTAGGCCAAGTATTATGGCCATGGTTTGAACAAGATATGGCTGCTGGCCGGATTACAGAAGAACAAGTTATTGAATTGCTTGAATGTTATCGTGTAAAAATGACTTGTATCGACTGCTTTGCGTCTATGGGTGTTGTAGGTGGCGTACTTTCTTCTAATACTTTCAACAATTTAACTATGGGTGGTTTGACTAAAGATGGTCAATCTGCTGCCAACCGCTTAGAAATGTTGATTATGGAAGCTTCGATTAGCTGTCAAACAACTAATCCAACTTTATCAGTAATGTATGATGAAAAAACTCCAGAAGAATTTATGATGAAAGCTATGGAATGCGAAAAAGCGGGCTTAGGGATGCCGGCCTTCATGAATAATCGCGGAGGTATGGAATTTTTGTTACAACAATATGGTCCAGAAGGAATGACAGTAGAAGAAGCAAGAGCAATTGCAATCGGTGGCTGTCTAGAAACTTCGCCATGTTGCTGGAAAGAATTGACTTTAAACGGCAAAAAATACTGGATTCCTGGCGGCGCTGGTCAACCAACTTCTGTAGGCGTACACTTTATTGCTAATCCAAAAGTATTGGAAATGGTATTAACTAATGGTTATGACCACCGTACTGGCTTACAAATTTTACCAGCTCATAACAAAAAATTTGCAACATTTGAAGATCTTAATGATCAATTTAAAGAATACTATGCAATTGTTATTGACTGTCTAGCAACTACCAATAACATTCAACATGATATTTGGCGCAAACAAAATATGGGTATTTTCAACTCCTCTTTGAAACCAGATTGTTTGGCTAAAGGACAACATATAGGCAACCTTGGCTATCGTTATAATGGGACTTTCAACGTAGAATCATGCGGTACGGCAAATCAAATTAATGCTCTAGCAGCCATTAAACACTTGGTATATGACACTAAAAAATATACTTTAGAGCAAATGATTGATGCAATCCAAAACAACTTTGGCTTTAAAACAGCCGCAGAAGTTGGTAGCTTCTCCTTGGCAGCCCAAGAAAAACGCGATAATGATAAAGGTGAATATGACCAAATCCATGCAGACTGCTTAAGAGCACCTAAACATGGTAATAATATCGAAATGGTTGATGAAATTTTGAAAGATTATGAAGCTTGGTTCTGTCAAGTTTGCCGTAACTATGAATCCTTATACGGTAAACCAATGTATGCTTGCCAAATTTCAGTATCTACGCATGGAGCACAAGGGGCTGTAACCTTAGCGGGTGCTGACGGTCGTCTCTATGGCACAACCTTTGCTGATGGCTCAATGTCGGCTTACCCAGGTACAGACCTCCATGGTGCTTATGCGTTGTTTGAATCAGCTTGCTGTTGGGATCACAGTCAATCACAAAACTCACAAATGAACTTAAAATTACATCCAAATGCAGTAGCAGGGATTGAAGGTTCACGTAAATTGCTTGACTTGACTCGTTCTTATATGCGTCGTGGTGGTTACCACATCCAATATAATATCGTTGACTCCAAAGTATTGAAAGAAGCACAAGCAGATCCAGGTTCATACCGTGACTTGTTAGTACGGGTAGCTGGGTTCACTCAATACTGGGTAGAAATTGGTAAACCAATCCAAGATGAAATTATCTCTAGAACAGAGTATGAAGGGGTGTAA
- the hpdC gene encoding 4-hydroxyphenylacetate decarboxylase small subunit encodes MMNEKYNHLDCVNFTPIDVAKGFCNAHHAQIMLIDSDTCPMFEAKQKCKFCSNLADIDEKGMGTCQGYAKKDWAYAEMAAPFCEKFSKK; translated from the coding sequence ATGATGAACGAAAAATATAATCACTTAGACTGTGTGAATTTCACACCAATAGATGTAGCTAAAGGTTTTTGCAATGCACATCATGCGCAAATTATGTTAATTGATAGTGATACTTGCCCAATGTTTGAAGCTAAACAAAAATGCAAATTTTGCTCTAACTTAGCAGATATTGATGAAAAAGGCATGGGTACTTGCCAAGGTTATGCGAAAAAGGATTGGGCTTATGCAGAAATGGCAGCGCCATTTTGTGAAAAATTCTCTAAAAAATAG
- a CDS encoding MFS transporter — protein sequence MDEKKAKSMSYSVIAAAWLAVFCLFGYRATFAILSGPMSKTMGWTGAEVSLGYSLMMTVYAITAFFSGMILDKWGTKPVYAIASVFCMLGFYLTARVDNLMMYYACYAIFAGIGTGMLWVSSTISVRKWFVGSYYAKMWGIAFAGAPMAQVLLSLGVKPMLVQNAAQWRDAMNYLGWLSLVALLVAAMLAKKNPEQYGIQAFGSPPAGAGGAAAPKEYVWNISQAFGTFPIWAAIIAFLTSMVAEFLIWTQVVRYWTMDLKMSLDLATNLYVVIGIAGIFTMPLMGVISDKLVGKLQNEVKARKTMLIFAPLVGVAACVLLLTMGPSSVVLGGVICILFATYWAIEPGGVVGYTGAIYGRVSLGKIWGLATLIVMGIGPALGSFMGGYLADSTGNFSASIKFAMVAFAISAVVAFLMPLTVKVPEEKPVEVGQAQLR from the coding sequence ATGGATGAGAAAAAAGCCAAGAGCATGTCTTATTCCGTAATTGCTGCCGCATGGCTCGCAGTATTTTGCTTGTTTGGCTATCGAGCTACGTTTGCAATTTTATCAGGGCCGATGTCGAAAACTATGGGTTGGACAGGGGCTGAAGTATCTTTAGGCTACTCCTTGATGATGACTGTGTATGCAATTACCGCTTTTTTCAGTGGCATGATCTTAGATAAATGGGGTACGAAGCCGGTATATGCAATAGCTTCGGTATTTTGCATGTTGGGCTTTTATTTAACCGCCCGTGTAGATAATTTAATGATGTATTATGCTTGCTATGCAATTTTTGCTGGTATTGGTACAGGGATGTTGTGGGTATCTTCGACTATTTCTGTAAGAAAATGGTTTGTGGGTAGTTATTATGCCAAAATGTGGGGTATTGCGTTTGCCGGTGCACCAATGGCACAAGTTCTTTTGAGCTTAGGCGTAAAACCAATGTTGGTGCAAAATGCCGCGCAATGGCGTGATGCCATGAATTATTTGGGCTGGCTATCTTTAGTAGCGCTATTAGTAGCGGCAATGTTGGCTAAGAAAAATCCAGAGCAATATGGAATTCAAGCTTTTGGTAGTCCGCCAGCAGGAGCAGGTGGTGCCGCAGCACCGAAAGAATATGTTTGGAATATTAGTCAGGCTTTTGGTACTTTCCCAATTTGGGCAGCAATTATCGCCTTTTTAACTAGTATGGTTGCCGAGTTCTTGATTTGGACACAAGTTGTACGCTATTGGACAATGGACTTAAAAATGTCTTTGGATTTAGCAACTAATTTGTATGTAGTAATTGGGATTGCCGGAATTTTCACTATGCCACTTATGGGCGTAATTTCCGATAAATTAGTTGGCAAGTTGCAAAATGAGGTAAAAGCTCGGAAAACGATGTTGATTTTTGCGCCACTTGTAGGTGTGGCGGCTTGTGTTTTGTTGTTAACCATGGGACCTTCTTCGGTAGTATTAGGGGGCGTGATTTGTATTTTATTTGCCACTTACTGGGCGATTGAACCAGGGGGCGTAGTTGGTTATACTGGGGCAATTTATGGTCGGGTAAGTTTAGGTAAAATTTGGGGTTTGGCGACTTTAATTGTTATGGGAATTGGGCCAGCTCTAGGTAGTTTTATGGGTGGTTATTTGGCAGATAGCACTGGTAACTTTTCTGCTTCAATTAAATTTGCGATGGTAGCTTTTGCAATTTCAGCGGTAGTAGCTTTTCTAATGCCGCTAACTGTTAAAGTTCCCGAAGAAAAACCTGTAGAAGTTGGGCAAGCTCAACTTAGATAA
- a CDS encoding SGNH/GDSL hydrolase family protein → MGKQIKILLIADSYALPRLAVKSAQVELKYLQTYPEQLRRNLHNNLNTDIVLLTLAEHAQVTTCLQVDMPMQVRFLEPDYIVIQLGLADLWPATVKRGAPRYPFLQGCDPWVNLAEYRANIKNFVAYCRRENSAVQVILINIPWVSENQYWRNPEAYERTQTYNNCLQELSEQLKTILLDWYNLSKQLGEQILGSDGLHLNVVGSSLLGSELANKIIQQVGESDG, encoded by the coding sequence TTGGGAAAACAAATAAAAATTTTGCTGATTGCAGATAGCTATGCTTTACCACGTTTAGCGGTAAAATCCGCGCAGGTAGAATTGAAATATTTACAAACTTATCCCGAACAGTTGCGCCGCAATTTACATAACAACCTAAACACAGATATTGTTCTACTAACCTTGGCGGAACACGCTCAAGTTACAACTTGTTTGCAAGTTGATATGCCGATGCAAGTGCGGTTTTTAGAACCTGATTATATTGTTATTCAATTAGGCTTGGCAGATTTGTGGCCGGCTACAGTTAAGAGGGGGGCGCCACGATATCCTTTTTTACAAGGCTGTGATCCATGGGTAAATTTAGCGGAATATCGTGCCAATATCAAAAATTTTGTCGCGTATTGTCGCCGAGAAAATTCTGCTGTACAAGTGATTTTAATAAATATTCCGTGGGTGTCGGAAAATCAGTATTGGCGTAATCCAGAGGCTTATGAGCGTACACAAACCTATAATAATTGTTTACAAGAACTGTCTGAACAACTAAAAACAATTTTATTAGATTGGTATAATCTTAGCAAACAGTTGGGAGAACAGATTTTGGGTAGCGATGGGCTGCATCTTAATGTAGTTGGTAGCAGCTTGCTAGGTTCTGAGTTAGCAAATAAAATTATACAGCAAGTAGGTGAGAGTGATGGATGA
- a CDS encoding DUF4125 family protein: protein MDERETLIKAIVVLEEEMFVQVNAAKQEPAWCQQALATFRCMRNMSHSVLSAETLRSYLQDLQRAKLEGRNLILEKYARMDNLWPQVTPHQYLDFIAVTENTWLQDLKAEFPNLLGQQDRFLNYAISEWSTYSAQTLELYYQDLLMAQLAGINLVKKRYENLYKRLGFANLKEVEKLAKKKLAILEV, encoded by the coding sequence ATGGATGAGCGGGAAACACTAATTAAGGCGATAGTTGTCTTGGAAGAGGAAATGTTTGTGCAAGTAAATGCCGCTAAACAAGAACCGGCCTGGTGCCAGCAGGCATTGGCGACATTTAGGTGTATGCGCAATATGAGCCACAGTGTTTTAAGTGCGGAAACCTTACGTTCCTATTTGCAAGATTTACAGCGTGCCAAACTGGAAGGCCGAAATTTGATTTTAGAGAAATATGCGCGGATGGATAATCTTTGGCCACAAGTGACTCCACATCAGTATTTAGATTTTATTGCGGTTACCGAAAATACTTGGTTACAAGATTTGAAAGCGGAATTTCCTAATTTGTTGGGACAACAGGATCGTTTTTTGAACTATGCGATAAGTGAGTGGTCAACCTATTCCGCGCAAACTTTGGAGTTGTATTATCAAGATTTGTTAATGGCTCAATTAGCCGGGATAAATTTAGTTAAAAAGCGTTATGAAAATTTATATAAGAGATTAGGTTTTGCAAATTTGAAAGAAGTGGAAAAATTAGCTAAGAAAAAACTCGCAATTCTAGAAGTTTAG
- a CDS encoding DUF4125 family protein produces the protein MNKKDLLTEIVAKETKLLQALHTAEPVPANTLPAFKRMRQMTYVVLSEQTLQSWLNDLQIAERYGRNPLMEKYALIAGQIAPLKENPLIGKIVEQEMQWMDALSKNYPKLIKREAQTVELFEKYAQSELQSWSDASIELYWQDVQCGAAKQENFAQLRYEWLAKSLGKSCLQELEDSL, from the coding sequence ATGAATAAAAAAGATCTTTTAACCGAAATAGTAGCAAAAGAAACGAAACTATTACAGGCTTTGCATACGGCAGAACCAGTACCAGCCAACACCTTGCCAGCGTTTAAAAGAATGCGTCAGATGACTTATGTTGTGCTTAGTGAGCAAACTTTACAGAGTTGGCTAAATGATTTGCAAATAGCCGAACGTTATGGGCGCAATCCGCTAATGGAAAAATATGCTTTGATTGCTGGGCAGATAGCACCACTTAAAGAAAATCCCTTGATTGGGAAAATTGTAGAACAAGAAATGCAATGGATGGATGCTTTGAGTAAAAATTACCCGAAATTAATTAAGCGCGAAGCTCAAACAGTAGAGCTTTTCGAAAAATATGCACAGTCGGAGTTGCAAAGTTGGTCCGATGCCTCTATTGAACTTTATTGGCAGGATGTGCAGTGTGGGGCTGCAAAACAAGAAAATTTTGCGCAACTGCGCTATGAATGGTTAGCAAAAAGTTTAGGCAAGAGCTGTTTACAAGAGCTGGAAGACAGTCTCTAA
- a CDS encoding CtsR family transcriptional regulator encodes MGRKIADIIEEFILCQLAAAEHEDILLSRNQLAQQLKCAPSQISYVLQSRFTAAKGFCLQSRRGSGGFVKISRQNSELAEDLQLEQEALKKILQELLVAEELSECQIHVLRALQDLLKQETCSKAQLDWVKGALVHIVKLSG; translated from the coding sequence TTGGGGAGAAAAATAGCTGATATTATTGAAGAGTTTATTTTATGTCAGTTAGCGGCTGCCGAACACGAAGATATTTTGCTAAGTCGTAATCAGTTAGCACAACAGTTAAAATGCGCACCATCGCAGATCAGTTATGTATTGCAAAGTCGCTTTACGGCGGCTAAAGGTTTTTGTTTGCAATCTAGACGGGGTTCGGGTGGCTTTGTGAAAATTTCACGGCAAAATAGTGAATTAGCCGAAGACTTGCAGCTGGAACAAGAAGCTTTGAAAAAGATATTACAGGAGTTGTTAGTTGCCGAAGAATTAAGCGAATGTCAAATACACGTGTTGCGGGCACTACAAGACCTATTAAAGCAAGAAACATGTAGTAAGGCACAGTTAGATTGGGTAAAAGGAGCTCTTGTGCATATAGTAAAATTATCGGGGTGA
- a CDS encoding UvrB/UvrC motif-containing protein: MKDLRNMLCSKCHKNPAEVFMTSIVNNKKIEEILCLECALKKEEVSQMLKQDSQFQQFVDQALQIRKQVAPREVAKIETQTKEYKLEVMEDCPVCGTGLEKVLESASVGCGHCYQIFAADIEKMLPENIFANYMGKIPKRSRAEDNIERKLLILEKKLEESIKKEEYEKAGVLKAEIKSLQQAQQ, encoded by the coding sequence ATGAAAGATTTGAGAAATATGTTATGCAGTAAATGTCATAAAAATCCAGCTGAAGTTTTTATGACTAGTATTGTCAATAATAAAAAAATAGAAGAAATTTTGTGCTTGGAATGCGCGCTGAAAAAAGAAGAAGTATCGCAAATGTTAAAACAAGATAGTCAATTTCAGCAGTTTGTTGATCAGGCACTACAAATAAGAAAACAAGTTGCACCAAGGGAGGTGGCCAAAATAGAAACACAAACTAAAGAATATAAGTTAGAGGTTATGGAAGATTGCCCAGTTTGCGGCACCGGTTTAGAAAAAGTCTTAGAAAGCGCGAGTGTTGGTTGTGGCCATTGCTATCAGATTTTTGCGGCAGATATTGAAAAAATGTTACCAGAAAATATTTTTGCTAACTATATGGGAAAAATTCCTAAACGGTCACGCGCAGAAGATAACATAGAACGAAAACTATTGATTTTAGAGAAGAAACTTGAAGAAAGCATTAAAAAAGAAGAATATGAGAAAGCCGGGGTACTGAAGGCTGAGATTAAAAGCTTGCAACAGGCGCAACAATAA